A genomic window from Corallincola holothuriorum includes:
- a CDS encoding PEP-CTERM sorting domain-containing protein: MKNFVSVLSVLLLTSWAGIAHAGLMGATVGADFYYPNDTSLYCSNGTKTVDATVEYPTSCSGFSVVSIDVSDTQVIVGHSGNSFASGSFNGFVLSVLSDLSITSLMYDAAASTLGVTSYGFDASSAYFNFAGQLNGTAIFDINSSTNAAVPAPASIALIALVIAAMGWHRKQA, from the coding sequence ATGAAAAATTTCGTTTCTGTATTATCAGTACTACTGCTGACAAGCTGGGCGGGCATTGCACACGCAGGTTTGATGGGAGCAACGGTAGGCGCAGATTTTTACTACCCAAACGACACCAGCTTGTATTGTTCCAATGGCACTAAAACGGTAGACGCTACGGTTGAATATCCAACAAGCTGCAGTGGATTTAGTGTAGTAAGCATTGATGTGAGTGATACTCAGGTGATCGTCGGACACTCAGGCAACAGCTTCGCGAGTGGCAGCTTTAACGGCTTTGTACTTTCGGTACTCTCTGATTTATCCATTACATCGTTAATGTATGATGCTGCGGCAAGTACATTAGGGGTCACCTCTTATGGTTTTGACGCCAGCTCTGCCTATTTCAACTTTGCCGGACAACTTAATGGCACCGCTATTTTCGATATTAATTCTAGTACTAACGCGGCCGTTCCTGCACCTGCAAGTATTGCGCTGATCGCGCTGGTTATTGCTGCAATGGGTTGGCATCGTAAGCAAGCATAG
- a CDS encoding DUF1684 domain-containing protein, with product MQFSVATSPKLAICGLSLSALLLLSACERPLTEAQIQDAANWQAWVEKENSHSKDGQHSFLNIRDARYMRPGDTVSLDISLGAEQVRWQEEDKSNEIANSSRLTLSFDGENALISEKGKFRLITADEKFSLPNDELFITVGALHDSGLRAFIRDPNHPKVENFKGHHYYDYNPKMRTTASFTAAEELNTVSFQTVQGLTNTLVRVGTVAFKLDGESVTMSAYHESGEPPLDYLLFLFKDQTNGDTTYGGGRELVVKLAQAPSEGFIIDFNYTFNLNCAHSTFWNCPIIWDSPLELAITAGEKLPYDYE from the coding sequence ATGCAGTTCAGTGTCGCCACTTCACCCAAGCTAGCTATCTGTGGGCTGAGCCTCTCAGCGTTATTGCTATTAAGTGCTTGTGAACGCCCTTTAACGGAAGCACAAATACAAGACGCGGCGAACTGGCAAGCATGGGTAGAAAAAGAGAACAGTCACAGCAAAGATGGCCAGCACTCTTTTCTCAATATCCGCGATGCCCGCTATATGCGCCCCGGGGACACAGTCAGCTTAGATATCAGCCTAGGTGCCGAACAGGTCCGCTGGCAGGAAGAAGACAAAAGCAATGAGATAGCAAACAGCTCACGGTTAACCCTCTCATTTGATGGTGAAAATGCGCTGATATCGGAAAAGGGCAAGTTTCGTCTAATAACGGCGGATGAAAAATTCTCGCTTCCTAATGATGAGCTATTTATCACCGTTGGCGCCTTGCACGACAGTGGTTTGCGCGCGTTTATCCGTGATCCTAACCATCCCAAAGTAGAAAACTTTAAAGGCCACCACTACTACGATTACAACCCCAAAATGCGTACCACTGCCAGCTTCACTGCAGCGGAGGAACTTAACACCGTCTCTTTTCAAACGGTGCAAGGGCTAACAAACACACTGGTGAGAGTGGGAACTGTGGCTTTCAAATTAGACGGTGAATCCGTCACGATGTCGGCTTATCACGAATCAGGAGAGCCCCCGCTTGATTACCTGCTGTTCCTGTTTAAAGACCAAACCAATGGTGACACCACCTATGGTGGTGGACGCGAACTCGTTGTGAAATTGGCACAAGCCCCAAGCGAAGGCTTCATCATCGATTTTAACTACACGTTTAATCTCAATTGTGCCCACAGTACATTCTGGAACTGCCCAATTATTTGGGACAGCCCCCTTGAACTCGCTATTACAGCAGGCGAAAAGCTACCCTACGACTACGAATAG
- a CDS encoding 4a-hydroxytetrahydrobiopterin dehydratase, whose protein sequence is MSDLAKTNCEACRADAPKVTDAELAALIKEIPDWAAVSEDSILMLRRQYSFSNFKKAMAFSNRVGDLAEEYGHHPAILTEWGKVTVTWWTHKISGLHKNDFVMAAKTDLIPTD, encoded by the coding sequence ATGTCAGATCTTGCAAAAACTAACTGCGAAGCATGCCGCGCCGACGCACCGAAAGTCACTGACGCAGAGTTAGCAGCCCTAATCAAAGAGATCCCGGATTGGGCAGCCGTTAGCGAAGACAGCATCTTGATGCTCCGTCGGCAGTACAGCTTCAGTAACTTTAAGAAAGCGATGGCTTTTAGTAATCGCGTCGGCGATCTCGCTGAAGAGTATGGCCACCACCCAGCAATTTTAACCGAATGGGGCAAAGTCACGGTGACATGGTGGACACACAAGATCAGTGGACTACATAAGAATGATTTCGTGATGGCTGCAAAGACCGATTTAATTCCAACCGACTAG
- the phhA gene encoding phenylalanine 4-monooxygenase, whose product MKQCRYVSKQADSDGLIIWSDEEHQVWHDLITQQQAVMPGKACDEYLKGMEALALPTDRIPQLDEINRVLIATSGWQVVAVPALIPFEKFFQLLANKQFPVATFIRSREEFAYLQEPDIFHEIVGHCPLLTNPAFAHFTHRYGQIGLAATPEQRVYLARLYWFTVEFGLVNTDEGLRIYGGGILSSPGETERALLSPDPERLPLKILDAMRTPYRIDIMQPVYYVLDDIDELVEIAEMNLIAKVDLAQKQGLFPPRFAPVAQ is encoded by the coding sequence GTGAAACAGTGTCGCTATGTATCGAAACAGGCAGACTCAGATGGCCTTATCATCTGGAGTGACGAAGAACATCAGGTATGGCATGACCTGATCACTCAGCAGCAAGCGGTGATGCCTGGGAAAGCCTGTGATGAATACCTTAAAGGCATGGAAGCGCTCGCCCTCCCCACAGATCGTATTCCACAACTGGATGAGATTAATCGTGTGCTCATTGCAACCAGCGGCTGGCAGGTTGTGGCGGTCCCCGCACTGATCCCATTTGAGAAGTTCTTCCAGCTGCTGGCAAACAAGCAGTTTCCCGTCGCCACCTTTATCCGCAGCCGAGAAGAGTTCGCCTACTTGCAGGAGCCTGATATCTTTCACGAGATCGTCGGCCACTGTCCGTTACTCACAAATCCCGCCTTCGCCCATTTTACCCATCGCTACGGTCAGATCGGTTTGGCAGCCACCCCAGAGCAACGGGTATATCTAGCAAGGCTATATTGGTTTACCGTCGAGTTTGGCTTGGTCAACACCGACGAAGGCTTGCGTATCTATGGCGGCGGCATTCTGTCATCACCAGGGGAAACAGAGCGTGCATTACTCTCTCCAGACCCCGAGCGCCTGCCGTTAAAAATCCTCGACGCAATGCGCACCCCTTATCGTATTGATATCATGCAACCGGTCTATTATGTGTTGGATGATATCGACGAACTGGTCGAAATTGCTGAAATGAACTTGATCGCTAAAGTCGACCTAGCGCAGAAACAGGGGCTATTCCCGCCGCGATTTGCCCCCGTAGCGCAGTAA
- a CDS encoding lipase family protein, translating to MYSLSPKLAAQTAQFAYESRTAKNGINADDVPPILAHDFDFSGNLIQGVSGTLLERLFNHKTGFGVIGRGRPNSPYSNHHIVAIRGTASGRDAVTDLHCGVTNGPNNKRIHAGFNHNFRSMKSNLTSYFSAPGIKLGPVHCVGHSLGGALANLTANWLRANYHVPVSVYTFGAPRVGRKDYANSTQGEMENIYRCVHGADPVPMVPVWPFVHAGADYRLDGARGINPAAHKMDGYIENAGRFNDYTQMHIDSVGKQLTPVRLKYSDRHQVSFSVYWQERISNALITLLKDAGFYTAVVAQAAIGTTLTIYDVIAQKLEDIARMSPVYAEQELGLLGCMLTFAGNKKAVKAADLTYTFIRWVLRLTLERLFKSAKSAIQIASAVPA from the coding sequence ATGTACTCTCTCAGCCCCAAACTTGCGGCGCAAACGGCACAATTTGCGTATGAATCACGTACGGCCAAGAATGGAATCAATGCCGATGACGTTCCACCAATACTCGCTCATGATTTCGATTTCTCTGGCAACCTGATCCAAGGTGTCAGCGGTACTCTGCTTGAACGCCTATTCAATCATAAAACGGGCTTTGGTGTGATCGGTCGAGGCAGACCCAACTCCCCTTACTCAAATCATCACATCGTCGCTATTCGCGGCACAGCGTCAGGGCGTGATGCAGTGACTGATCTGCACTGCGGTGTTACCAATGGGCCAAATAATAAGCGGATCCATGCGGGCTTTAATCACAACTTCCGTTCCATGAAGTCGAACCTGACAAGCTATTTCAGCGCACCAGGGATAAAACTTGGCCCTGTTCACTGTGTTGGTCATAGCCTTGGCGGCGCACTGGCTAACCTCACCGCCAACTGGCTGCGAGCCAACTACCATGTGCCCGTCAGCGTCTATACCTTCGGTGCACCGCGGGTTGGCCGAAAAGATTATGCCAATAGTACGCAAGGTGAAATGGAGAATATCTACCGTTGCGTCCACGGTGCCGATCCTGTGCCAATGGTACCAGTCTGGCCATTTGTTCATGCGGGTGCGGATTACAGATTGGATGGTGCCAGAGGGATCAACCCGGCAGCGCACAAAATGGATGGCTATATCGAAAATGCTGGGCGGTTTAATGACTACACCCAGATGCATATAGATTCAGTAGGAAAACAACTAACCCCTGTGCGCTTAAAATACAGTGATCGGCATCAGGTCAGCTTCTCAGTCTACTGGCAAGAGCGGATCAGCAATGCGCTTATCACATTACTAAAAGATGCAGGCTTTTATACAGCGGTTGTTGCTCAAGCGGCAATCGGTACAACACTAACTATCTACGATGTGATCGCACAAAAATTGGAAGACATCGCCCGTATGTCCCCTGTCTATGCAGAGCAAGAGCTGGGATTACTCGGTTGTATGCTGACATTTGCAGGAAACAAGAAAGCGGTCAAAGCTGCCGACCTTACATACACTTTTATCCGTTGGGTACTGCGACTGACATTAGAGAGGTTGTTCAAATCAGCCAAATCGGCAATACAAATTGCTAGCGCTGTTCCTGCTTAG
- a CDS encoding homogentisate 1,2-dioxygenase yields the protein MASQPINFPRTEGQCSAQAHADFPEEGLYEREVGRDGFFGSASHIHHRHPPTGWLAWEGPLRPRAFAFAKITGIAPDSPWRTPTLLHNAHCRYRLWDCNEAMENLVRNADGDDLLFVHEGDGEIFCDYGHMTLTEGDYVVIPRGTMWRLCPQRPMRLLMIEATEQSYQLPDKGMVGRHALFDPAVLKTPQINQAFLDQQNEERWQVHVKRHQQISVITYPFNPLDAVGWHGDLSVVKLNWRDIRPLMSHRYHLPPSAHTTFVTKHFVICTFVPRPIESDPGALKVPFYHSNDDYDEVLFYHAGDFFSRDNITQGMVTLHPAGFPHGPHPKAYKAGQEYSRKFTDEVAVMLDTRDALEVSPKASELENPDYVYSWRNHNELG from the coding sequence ATGGCGAGCCAACCGATCAACTTTCCCCGCACAGAGGGGCAGTGCTCTGCACAAGCCCACGCTGACTTTCCCGAAGAGGGATTATATGAACGTGAAGTGGGGCGCGATGGATTTTTTGGCTCTGCCAGCCATATTCATCACCGCCATCCGCCTACGGGTTGGCTGGCCTGGGAAGGCCCGCTCCGCCCCCGAGCATTCGCTTTTGCAAAGATCACAGGTATTGCCCCCGACAGCCCGTGGCGCACGCCCACTTTGCTACACAACGCTCACTGCCGCTACCGGCTATGGGACTGCAACGAAGCGATGGAAAATCTAGTACGTAATGCCGACGGTGACGACCTGCTATTCGTTCATGAAGGCGACGGCGAGATATTCTGCGATTATGGCCATATGACGTTGACCGAAGGTGATTATGTGGTGATCCCTCGAGGCACCATGTGGCGACTCTGCCCTCAACGGCCTATGCGCCTATTGATGATTGAGGCCACCGAACAAAGCTACCAGTTGCCCGATAAAGGGATGGTGGGTCGGCACGCACTATTTGACCCTGCGGTACTGAAAACACCGCAGATCAACCAGGCTTTTCTGGATCAACAAAACGAAGAACGTTGGCAAGTGCATGTTAAGCGCCATCAACAGATATCGGTGATCACCTATCCATTTAACCCGCTTGATGCGGTGGGTTGGCACGGCGATCTTTCGGTGGTGAAACTGAATTGGCGCGACATACGCCCGTTAATGAGTCACAGATATCACCTACCGCCGTCGGCGCACACCACCTTTGTTACCAAACACTTTGTTATCTGCACTTTTGTGCCCCGTCCGATTGAGAGTGACCCCGGCGCACTGAAAGTACCGTTCTATCACAGTAACGATGACTACGATGAAGTGTTGTTCTACCACGCGGGCGACTTTTTCAGTCGCGACAATATCACCCAAGGCATGGTCACCCTGCACCCGGCGGGTTTCCCCCACGGCCCCCATCCTAAGGCGTACAAAGCGGGTCAAGAATACAGCCGCAAGTTCACCGACGAAGTGGCAGTGATGCTTGACACCCGTGATGCGTTAGAAGTGTCACCGAAAGCTTCAGAACTGGAGAACCCTGACTATGTTTACAGCTGGCGCAATCACAATGAACTGGGTTGA
- the maiA gene encoding maleylacetoacetate isomerase produces MEYTLYSYWRSSAAYRVRIALALKGLSYRTEPVHLVKHGGEQHSQQYTALNASGLVPTLGTPDGVLRQSLAIMEYLEERHPAPALLPCQPLKRAQSRALALDICCETHPLNNLRVQQYLTKNLGINDTEKHRWMTHWMHKGFVPIEQQLAETGGVFAVGDTPTFADICLIPQVYNAKRFNISMERFPRITEIWSRCNELEAFKQAAPEAQNDAEPLLLKAQ; encoded by the coding sequence ATGGAATATACACTGTACTCATATTGGCGATCATCAGCAGCGTATCGCGTGCGCATCGCCTTAGCACTAAAGGGGCTGAGCTATCGTACCGAGCCGGTTCACCTAGTTAAGCATGGTGGCGAACAACATAGTCAGCAATATACGGCGCTCAACGCCAGTGGTCTGGTTCCTACGCTGGGCACTCCCGACGGTGTACTACGACAATCATTGGCGATCATGGAATATCTTGAGGAGCGTCACCCAGCCCCCGCCTTGTTACCCTGCCAGCCGCTCAAGCGTGCACAAAGCCGCGCATTGGCCTTAGATATCTGTTGTGAGACCCACCCGCTGAACAACCTGCGGGTGCAGCAATACCTAACAAAAAACCTAGGGATAAATGACACAGAAAAACACAGATGGATGACCCACTGGATGCACAAGGGTTTTGTGCCTATCGAACAGCAGCTCGCAGAAACTGGCGGCGTGTTTGCAGTGGGAGACACGCCCACGTTTGCCGATATTTGCCTGATCCCGCAAGTCTATAACGCCAAGCGATTTAACATCAGTATGGAACGCTTCCCTCGCATCACCGAGATCTGGTCACGGTGCAACGAACTGGAGGCATTTAAACAAGCCGCACCCGAGGCGCAAAACGATGCCGAGCCGTTACTGCTGAAAGCGCAGTGA
- a CDS encoding DUF6795 domain-containing protein, which yields MFGLFKKFDVNLCPEVKGQIMLEGKPVAGIKITRSLGFMDEKKRVDCVSTDADGRFILEEINIRSRKPGSMFGVEFTLQKITASFKAQEYKLWLSPYYGIEKSSDYSQKLASLICELKSKPAQFEFPNSKNPNKDHYATSICRWDDDYNLFEEFDRVS from the coding sequence ATGTTCGGATTATTCAAGAAGTTTGATGTCAATCTTTGTCCTGAAGTCAAAGGACAAATAATGCTTGAGGGCAAGCCTGTTGCAGGCATAAAAATCACCCGTAGCCTTGGTTTTATGGATGAAAAGAAGCGAGTTGACTGCGTGTCGACAGATGCAGACGGACGTTTTATCTTAGAAGAGATTAATATCCGCTCACGCAAACCAGGCAGCATGTTTGGCGTAGAATTCACACTCCAAAAAATTACCGCATCTTTCAAGGCTCAAGAATATAAGCTCTGGTTGTCCCCGTATTATGGGATAGAAAAGAGTTCAGATTACTCCCAAAAATTAGCTTCGCTTATCTGTGAGCTAAAATCTAAGCCTGCCCAATTTGAGTTCCCTAATAGTAAGAACCCCAATAAAGACCACTATGCCACGAGCATTTGTCGCTGGGATGATGACTATAATCTCTTTGAAGAGTTCGACAGGGTAAGTTAG
- a CDS encoding TolB family protein produces MRAFNRISTLAIAATALTFGSTLSAAPTPYHSAPAAKQAVEFAPGIISTKDNFEINTVFNKAGDHVIFARCHDDFSQCTMMGSHYKNGQWQPPVALPFSGGYLEADAYYNEDYSAIYFVSKRPIKPGAAVSSSVNLWRVALDNGVWQTPEYLPDLSSDSDDLYPSITANGDLYFPSFRDNQRQMYVAKKTPAGFEEPKPLPAHIYGKDAKIGDSVVLSDGNTIIFSISGRNDSVGKGDLYIAEKVDGIWSEARSLGEKVNTPNHEFTPIVSPNGEYLFFTRIENGRGNLYQIKLSAILQ; encoded by the coding sequence ATGAGAGCTTTCAACCGCATCAGTACACTAGCCATTGCCGCAACCGCTCTCACATTTGGCTCAACATTGTCCGCAGCGCCCACACCTTACCACTCTGCGCCAGCCGCTAAGCAGGCGGTAGAATTTGCGCCGGGGATCATCTCTACTAAAGACAATTTTGAGATCAACACTGTCTTCAACAAAGCGGGCGATCACGTTATCTTTGCTCGCTGCCATGACGACTTCAGCCAGTGCACCATGATGGGATCTCATTATAAGAACGGTCAATGGCAACCGCCCGTAGCACTGCCATTCTCTGGCGGCTATTTAGAAGCCGATGCCTATTACAACGAAGATTACTCAGCGATTTACTTCGTTTCCAAGCGGCCAATAAAGCCCGGCGCAGCAGTTAGCAGTTCAGTGAATCTTTGGCGTGTGGCGCTAGACAACGGTGTCTGGCAAACGCCCGAGTACCTGCCAGATCTCAGTTCTGACTCGGATGACCTGTATCCCTCAATCACCGCCAACGGTGATCTCTACTTTCCCTCTTTTCGCGATAACCAACGTCAAATGTACGTAGCGAAAAAGACGCCTGCTGGATTTGAAGAACCAAAGCCCTTACCCGCACATATCTATGGAAAAGACGCCAAAATCGGTGACTCTGTCGTGCTTAGTGATGGTAACACCATTATTTTTAGCATCTCCGGTCGCAACGACAGCGTCGGCAAAGGCGATCTCTATATCGCCGAAAAAGTGGATGGGATCTGGAGCGAAGCGAGAAGCTTAGGCGAAAAAGTAAATACGCCAAACCATGAGTTCACACCGATCGTGTCACCCAATGGCGAATACCTGTTTTTTACCCGTATCGAAAACGGCCGAGGCAATCTCTATCAGATAAAGCTAAGTGCGATCTTGCAGTAA
- a CDS encoding fumarylacetoacetate hydrolase family protein gives MKLASLKNGTRDGQLIVVSRDLSQAVTVTEIASTLQQALDNWRIVRPALDTVYQQLNDNVLADTFGFVESACESPLPRAFHWADGSAYVNHVELVRKARGAEMPESFWSDPLIYQGGSDCFLPPHDPIPMASTDWGIDFEAEIAVVTDDVPMGVATKDADNHIHLLMLVNDVSLRNLIPGELAKGFGFYQSKPSSSFSPVAITPDELGDHWQKSKVLRPLTSHLNNALFGEPDAGTDMTFNFAELVAHAAKTRPLCAGTIIGSGTVSNYDRSAGSSCIAEKRMLETVAEGKPTTPFMNFGDTIRIEMFDTAGRSIFGAIEQTVIPFPQE, from the coding sequence ATGAAGTTAGCCAGTTTGAAAAACGGCACTCGTGATGGACAACTGATCGTTGTGAGTCGTGATCTTAGCCAAGCTGTGACCGTGACAGAGATCGCTAGCACCCTGCAGCAAGCGTTGGATAACTGGCGAATTGTCCGGCCGGCGCTCGACACTGTCTATCAACAGCTCAACGACAACGTGCTTGCCGATACCTTTGGCTTTGTTGAAAGTGCTTGTGAATCCCCCCTGCCCCGTGCCTTTCATTGGGCTGATGGCAGCGCCTATGTTAATCATGTCGAGCTGGTACGCAAAGCGCGCGGAGCCGAGATGCCAGAGAGCTTCTGGAGCGATCCACTGATCTATCAAGGTGGCTCTGATTGTTTTCTGCCTCCCCATGATCCTATTCCGATGGCATCCACCGATTGGGGCATCGATTTTGAAGCGGAGATCGCGGTGGTGACCGACGATGTGCCGATGGGCGTTGCGACCAAAGATGCGGATAACCACATTCACTTACTGATGCTGGTTAATGATGTATCACTGCGTAATTTAATCCCCGGCGAGTTAGCCAAAGGGTTTGGCTTTTACCAAAGCAAACCATCCAGCAGTTTTTCTCCTGTGGCGATCACCCCTGATGAACTAGGTGATCATTGGCAAAAAAGTAAAGTGCTGCGGCCTCTGACCAGCCACCTCAATAATGCGCTATTTGGCGAGCCGGACGCAGGCACAGATATGACCTTTAACTTTGCCGAATTAGTTGCTCATGCCGCGAAAACACGGCCACTGTGCGCAGGCACCATTATAGGCTCAGGCACAGTAAGCAATTATGACCGTAGCGCAGGCTCAAGCTGTATAGCTGAAAAACGGATGTTGGAAACCGTTGCAGAAGGTAAACCCACAACGCCGTTTATGAACTTTGGTGACACCATTCGCATCGAGATGTTTGATACCGCCGGCCGCTCAATTTTTGGCGCGATCGAACAAACCGTGATCCCGTTTCCACAGGAATAA
- a CDS encoding cupin domain-containing protein translates to MRSHDLSAALKRTADWVSENGDAEFWILDTIDDGRVWMGRFKGVSPWTCHPDADALIHQLEGEATIVVRVADTNQKHLLKSGQLFVVRQHLWYRIESNGLSLQYGTNRGETLHSELPEKTH, encoded by the coding sequence ATGAGAAGTCACGATTTATCCGCTGCCCTAAAAAGAACGGCTGATTGGGTGAGTGAAAACGGTGATGCTGAATTTTGGATCCTCGATACTATTGACGATGGCAGAGTATGGATGGGGCGCTTTAAAGGTGTCTCCCCCTGGACTTGCCATCCAGATGCGGATGCGTTGATCCACCAGTTAGAAGGTGAAGCTACGATTGTTGTTAGGGTCGCTGATACTAACCAGAAGCATCTGTTAAAAAGTGGCCAGTTGTTTGTGGTCAGACAGCATCTTTGGTATCGCATAGAATCAAACGGATTGTCGTTACAGTACGGTACCAACCGTGGCGAAACGCTGCATTCAGAACTACCAGAAAAGACACATTGA
- the hppD gene encoding 4-hydroxyphenylpyruvate dioxygenase: MTDPILNPLGTDGFEFVEYTAADAAGIDALKQLFCSLGFTEVAKHRSKAVWLYKQGDLNFIVNAEPGSQAEQFSRIHGPSVCGMAFRVADAGAALKRAIAHGATEYVGNLGAMELKIPAVYGIGKSTLYFIDRYGDSSIYEVDFKFYPDWQHKMASHQVGLYKLDHLTHNVMRGNMDKWSHFYEQLGNFREIRYFDIEGKLTGLKSRAMTAPCGKIRIPINESSDDKSQIEEFIREYHGEGIQHIAMTTDDIYTTVQTLKDRGVEFMFTPDTYYEKVDTRVPDHGEDVAQLQALKILIDGAPEKDGILLQIFTNTVIGPVFFEIIQRKGNQGFGEGNFKALFESIEEDQIRRGTLSEEQ, translated from the coding sequence ATGACAGATCCAATTCTTAACCCACTTGGTACTGACGGCTTCGAATTCGTCGAATATACAGCGGCGGATGCCGCCGGTATTGATGCGTTAAAACAGCTATTTTGCTCACTCGGATTTACCGAAGTGGCAAAGCACCGCTCAAAAGCGGTATGGCTCTATAAGCAGGGTGACCTTAACTTTATCGTTAATGCAGAGCCTGGCTCGCAAGCGGAGCAGTTCTCACGTATTCATGGGCCGAGCGTATGCGGTATGGCATTCCGTGTTGCCGATGCCGGGGCAGCATTAAAGCGCGCTATCGCCCATGGCGCTACTGAGTATGTTGGCAACCTGGGCGCCATGGAGCTTAAGATCCCTGCCGTGTACGGTATTGGCAAAAGTACGCTCTACTTTATTGATCGCTACGGCGACAGCAGTATCTACGAAGTAGACTTCAAGTTTTATCCAGACTGGCAGCACAAGATGGCAAGCCACCAAGTGGGGCTTTACAAGCTGGATCACCTCACTCATAACGTGATGCGTGGCAATATGGATAAATGGTCACACTTCTATGAGCAGTTAGGTAATTTCCGTGAGATCCGGTACTTCGATATCGAAGGTAAACTCACGGGTCTGAAAAGCCGCGCCATGACGGCACCCTGTGGCAAGATCCGCATACCGATAAATGAATCTTCTGACGACAAATCGCAGATCGAAGAGTTTATCCGTGAATACCACGGCGAAGGGATCCAGCATATCGCCATGACCACAGATGATATCTACACCACAGTACAAACCCTCAAAGATCGTGGCGTGGAGTTTATGTTCACACCGGACACCTACTATGAAAAGGTCGATACCCGAGTTCCCGACCATGGTGAAGATGTCGCTCAGTTGCAAGCCTTGAAGATCCTGATCGATGGCGCACCTGAAAAAGATGGGATCTTACTTCAGATCTTCACCAATACGGTGATCGGGCCGGTGTTCTTCGAGATCATTCAACGCAAGGGAAACCAAGGCTTTGGCGAGGGTAATTTCAAGGCATTGTTTGAATCTATCGAAGAAGATCAGATCCGCCGCGGTACATTGAGCGAGGAGCAGTAA
- a CDS encoding DUF6795 domain-containing protein, translating to MKLFPTFKAPSHTLNVIFLLFLFITGSVGMFGLFKKFDVNLCPEVKGQILLEGKPVSGVKITRSLTYYYENERLDYTTTDDNGQFSFPEVNIRSRKPGSMFDVSRTYQEIFAERCSQKYKLWRSTFHGIEKRPEYEKKLGSLNCDLTSKLVKFEFKNNKNSNIDFFATSLARWSDDFIIFEEYNRTY from the coding sequence GTGAAGCTGTTCCCCACTTTTAAAGCACCATCCCACACGCTTAACGTCATCTTCCTGCTGTTTTTGTTCATCACAGGTAGCGTCGGTATGTTCGGATTATTCAAGAAGTTTGATGTCAATCTTTGTCCTGAAGTCAAAGGACAGATACTGCTTGAGGGCAAGCCAGTGTCAGGCGTAAAGATCACGCGTAGCCTAACGTATTACTACGAGAATGAACGCCTTGATTACACCACGACTGACGATAACGGGCAATTTTCATTTCCAGAGGTAAACATCCGTTCCCGTAAGCCTGGAAGCATGTTTGATGTCAGCCGCACCTACCAAGAGATCTTTGCCGAGAGGTGTAGCCAGAAATATAAACTTTGGCGCTCAACATTCCATGGCATAGAAAAGCGTCCAGAGTATGAAAAGAAGCTGGGTTCTCTTAACTGCGACTTGACATCCAAACTAGTCAAATTTGAATTCAAAAATAATAAAAATTCTAACATTGATTTTTTCGCAACTAGCTTAGCTCGTTGGTCTGATGACTTTATAATTTTTGAAGAATACAACCGAACATACTAA